In Methanofollis aquaemaris, the genomic window GGGGCGGCATGGACCTCCCTGCCCGCTGCCATATCGTGAAGAACGATCAGAATCGATCCCCTCCTCTCTCCGGACCGGTCTTCGGAACAATAATAACCACCTGATACCTAATTATACAGAACCACGGGATCCGTCCCGTTGAGGAATGTGGCGCGAAAGCGCCGAACCTTGAGGTGAATACGAATGGCAAAGTCAATGTATTCCTACGTCCGTGAGGCGTGGAAGAACCCTGAAGCCAGCGAGGTCAAGGCCCTCCTCTGGGAGAGGATGCAGACCTGGCGGCGTGAGGGTGCTGTGGTCCGTCTGGACCACCCGACCCGTATCGACCGTGCACGCACCCTTGGCTACAAGGCCAAGCAGGGCGTCATCGTCGTTCGTGCCCGGATCCGCCGCGGCGGTCGGAGGAAGTCCAGATACATCCGCGGCCGCAGGACCGCGAGGATGGGCATGCGCCGGATCACCGGCGGCAAGAGCATCCAGCGGATCGCTGAGGAGCGCGCCTCCCGGAAGTACCCGAACATGGAAGTCCTCAACTCGTACTGGGTTGGTCAGGACGGACGGTACAAGTGGTACGAGATCATCCTCGTCGATGGGAGTCACCCGTCGGTCAGGAACGATCCGTCGCTCGCCTGGGTGGCCAACGCCAACCAGCGCGGCCGTGCCGAGCGCGGCAAGACGTCGGCAGGTCACAAGGGCCGGGGCATGCGTCGCAGGGGTAAGGGTACCGAGAAGACCCGCCCGAGCATCAGGTCCAACGCGAACCGCGGCAAGTAACCCAATCTTTATTTTTTCGGAGTGCACCGATGGCGTATGCCGATGCCTGCGTGCATCCTTATCCTTCAGGCGACACGACCGCCGCTCGCCTCGCCCTCGAGGCTCGTGCCTGTGGTTTTGACACCCTCGTCTCAACCGCCGGTGCAGGGGAGTTCTTCGGGGTGAAGGTGGTGAAGGGCGTCCTGATCAGGGGGCGGACCCCCCGGGACGTCGCACGGAGCGTACGCCGCGTCCCTGCTGACGCCCTGGTCCTTGTCGAAGGGGGGGACGACGGATTCAACCGGGCGGTGCTCTCGACCGGCGGGGTCGATGTGATCCGCGGGATGCACCGGGCCCCGAGACGGGCCTTCGACTTTGTGGCTGCGAGGACCGCGGCCGAACATGAGGTGGCCGTCGAGATCGACCTCGCCCCCATCGTCGCCTGGCGCGGCCGGGAGCGGCAGAAGGTGCTCGGGCGGTATGCCGACCTCCTTGGTCTCCAGCGGAAGTATGGCTTCTCATTCTGCATCGCCAGTAACGCCCATTCGGTCCTCGACCTCAGAAGCGTGCGGGAGACGGTGGGGCTCTGCTCCCTCTTCGGGATGGAGGAGGACGAGGTACGGGCTGCCCTCTCCACGGTGGAGGGGCTGCTCGATCGCCAGGGCCCGGTGAGGGTGGTGGCATGAGGGCGAGACCCAAGGCCCTCCGTGCCAAACGGCGATACCTTCTGGTCAGGCTTCTCCCGCCATGGCGGGCGGTCGGGCAGAAGGCGCTGTACCTCGCGGTCAACGAGGCGGTCACCTCTCTCTTCGGAGATGTCGGTGCCGCCGGGATCGAACCGGCGGTGGTCTACTCGGCAGGCGAGTACGCTGTCGTCCGCTGTCGACGGGGCTCAGAGGACGATCTGGTCGTCGCCTGTGCTACCGTCACGGCCGTCGGGGGGGAGCGGGTCTCCCTGCGGACGGTTGCGACCTCCGGGACCATTGCCGCGCTCAAGTGTCGACTGGAACGTGACTCGGGGCGCTTTGAACCCGAAGAAGCGCGCTATGGTGAAAATGGGGTGCCGGCGTTCAGATACGGACGGCATAAGGTTGATGTGTTACAGGAAGATATTAAAGGAGAGAGCATAGTCTTTTTGACAGATAGTGAGAGAGAGGAGATCTAATGCAGCCACAATATCAGATGGGATATGACCGGGCCATCACGGTGTTCAGCCCGGACGGCCGGCTCTACCAGGTGGAGTACGCCCGTGAGGCGGTCAAGCGCGGGACCACCGCGGTGGGGATCAAGTGCAAGGACGGGGTGATCCTCCTCGTCGACAAGCGGGTGGCATCGCGCCTGCTCGAACCGGAATCGATCGAGAAGATCTACAAGATCGACGACCACATCGGTGTCGCGTCGTCGGGGCTTGTCGGGGACGCCCGGCTCCTGGTCGAGCGGTCGAGGGTCGAGGCTCAGATCAACCGGGTCACCTATGACGAGTCGATCGATGTCGATACCCTGGCCAAGAAGATCTGCGACCACATGCAGGTCTACACCCAGTTCGGCGGGGCACGTCCGTACGGGACGGCCCTGCTCATCGCGGGGGTCTCAGAGGGCGAGTGTCGCCTCTTCGAGACCGATCCCTCGGGGACGCTCCTGGAGTACAAGGCCACCGGGATCGGGATCGGCCGTGCAGCGGTGATGAAGGTCTTCGAGGAAGAGTACGACCCCGAGATAGACGTCAAGCAGGGGGTGCACCTTGGACTCAAGGCCCTTCATGCCGCGACCGAAGGGAAGTTCGATGTCAGTACGGTCGAGATCGGGGTCATCGAGGTCGAGAACCCGGCTTTCCGCAAGATGGAACCAGAAGAAGTGAAGGCCTTCGTCGACGAGACTGAGTTTGAGACGACGGCCGGCGAGGAGTGAGTGACCGATGATCCCGCTTGACCGGGCAGTGGTGGCACGTCTGGAGAGCCACGGCGAGCGGTTCGAGATCGGGGTCGACCCCGATCTTGCGCAGCAGGTACGGCAGGGTGCGGACGTCTCGATCGAGGACGTCGTCGCGGCCGAGACGATCTTTGAGAACTTTGCCCATGGGGACCGGGCCTCGGAAGAGACCCTGCAGAAGGTCTTCGAGACGACCGATTTCGAGCCGATCGCCCGGCGGATCCTCACGAAGGGTGAGATCCACCTCACCTCAGAACAGCGCAAGAAGATGATCGAGGAGCGGCGCCGGCAGGTGATCACTTACATCGCCCGCAACGCCGTCAACCCGCAGACCAAACTCCCGCACCCGCCGCAGCGGATCGAGATGGCGATGGAGGAGGCACGGGTGAACATCGATCCCTTCAAGTCGGTGGAGGAGCAGGTGAAGGTGGCGATGAAGGCCCTGCGTCCGATCATCCCGATCCGTTTCGAGGAGTTGCGGGTTGCGGTGCGGATCCCGGCCGACTATGCGCCCAAGGCCTATGGCGAGATGCAGGCCTCGGTGACGATCGAGCGGGAGGAGTGGCAGAACGACGGGTCCTGGATCTGCGTCTGCCGCATCCCGGCCGGGGTCCAGAACGATCTTTACACGCTGGTCAACCGTCTCTCCAGGGGCGACGGCGAGGTCAAGGTGCTTGAACAAGTATATTAATCCAGAAGTGTAACCTAGTAAGACATAATCAGGGGTAACCAGAATGGCGAGGCGTAAACAGAAGGCAAAAGGTAAAGTCACCGGAAGTGCCGGTAGATTCGGGCCGCGTTACGGCAGGTTCATCCGTAAAAGAGTGCTTCAGGTGGAGAAGGTCCAGAAGGCCACGCACACCTGTCCCCGCTGCGACCATGTCGCGGTGAAGCGGGTCGGCACCGGTATCTGGGAATGCCGCAAGTGCGGGTTCAAGTTCGCCGGTGGCGCCTATGCTCCGCAGACCCCGTCGCTGCGCGTGGCGCTCAGGACAATCGAGCGTGCCATTGAGTCGCAGGAGTAAACGGCGTGGCTGGTTCATATAAGTGTGCGCGGTGCAAGCAGAAGGTGGAGATCGATATCGACTCCGAGGGGCGCAAGCAGATCCGCTGCCCCTACTGCGGGCACCGTATCCTCTTTAAGGAAAGAGGGGCCGGGATCAAAGAGCTGAAGGCTCAATGACCGTCGTCACCACCTCAAGAAAGGCGGCGCACGACCTGCGGGCGCTTGCCCGGCACCTCGCTTTTGCGACGGGTGCCAGGTACATGCCCCGTGGGAAGACGGGATTTGCGGCCCTTGGCGATGAGCCGGTTATCGTTTTTTCGCGTGAGCACGGGAAGGTCCGGCTCCAGATCGTAGAAGAAGGGACGATCATTTTTGATGCATTGGTCGGGAAGGTGACACTCTCCGAGCGGGAGGGCCCCATCGTCCGGACGCTCCGCGTCTCAGACCAATCGGTTTATGATGTCCTGAAAAGATATTGTGAAGCAGAGCTGGTCGAGGCCGCAGAGCCGCTTGTCATCTATGACGGTCAGCAGAAGAAGCGTGTCGTTCTCGAGGTGGTGCCGGATGCATGAGGCGGTCTTTTCTTTTGAAACGCCTGCCGCACCCTTCCTGTACCGGGCCCTCGCCCCTGAGGCAGGGGAGGTGGCAGGCTCGCGGTCCCGCGAGGCGGTCGCCCTCCCTGATCCAGAGACTCTGGTCCTCTCGGTGCAGGCCGAGGATGTCCACGCTCTGCGGGCGGCGCTGAACATGTGGCTCCGGTTGATCAATGTGGCAGATGAAGTTCAGGAGATGATCAGGCATGAGTAGTAATATTTCCCCGAAGGTGCAGCAGCAGCTTGCGATGCTCCAGCAGATCCAGCAGCAGGTCCAGACGGTGGTCGGGCAGAAGACCCAGTACGAGATGGCGGTGAAGGAGACGAACCGTGCTGTCGAGGAACTCAAAGAGGTCGCGGACGACGCCCCGGTCTTTGTGAACGTGGGTACCGTGATGATGCAGCAGGAGAAGGCGACGGTGCTCGCCTCGCTCACCGAGAAGGCCGAGACGCTTGAACTGCGGATCAAGTCGCTGGAGAAGCAGGAGAAGGCGCTCCAGATGAAGTTCGAGCAGCTCCAGGCCCAGGTCAAGCAGGCGATCGGCGGGCCGCAGCAGGCGGCATAAGGTCGTCTCTTTTTTTGTTCGTTTTGGGTCTCTCCGTAGCCTGGGCATTGGAAATCCGTCCCCGATCCGGACCTCTCTTCCGCCGTTTTGAGGGGCGTACCGGGGGCCTATGGGCGTTTTATATTACCGTGGATCATATTGGTCTTCTGTGGGCTTTGTGAGGGCCGGTCTCTTTTCCGTATTGGAGAAAATATGGCTTTTCCGGTTAGATTTGAATAGTGGGCCGATATGGTCCCGGATTGAGGGGTTTGTACCTAAACGGGGGACGATATGGGCGTATCCTGGAGCGGGTCTGCCGCGGCGAGAGCCTGATCGCTCGCCTTCCTTCACGCCAGGGGGAGACCTCCCGGACCCCCCACGACGAGGATAGGTGGGGACGGGGATGGAGTGAGGTCTCCACCAGTTCATCTGTCATGAAAATAAGTGATCAAACGACGAGAAATTTTCTTCCAGTATGTTTTAGGCGTGCGTTCGCTTCAGGAACGATTCTAAAAACTTGTTCAGGCACATCGTTGATCCATCCCGGACCGGATCCCTTCGAGCGACCCCCTGAAGAGAGATCCATCCAGAAGCCCTCTTTTGCACTCTCTATCCCAAAAAAAGATCAGGGGAGGTTCCCCCTCCCCCTTGTCTTCACTCCCCTTTCTCGACCCGTCTGACCAGGTTGACGGCATTGATCATGGCGTCGACCGAGGCGGTGACAATGTCGTCTGAGGAGGCCGAGGCGTCGAAGATGTGGCCTGCCCGGTCCTCCACCGCAATGGTCACATGCCCGATGGCGTCGGTCCCGCCGGTGATCGCCTCGATGGAGAACTCCTTCAGGTGTACGGGTTCGGGCAGGCACCCGAGGATCGCCCGCATCGCAGCGTCCACCGGGCCGTTGCCGGTGCTGCACGCCACTTTCTCGGTCCCGTCGACGACCAGGCGGATCGAGGCCGTCGGGAGGGCGTGGGTGCCGGTGAGCACCGAGATGTCGGAGAGCTGGACCGACGGGGTCACGGCGCCCATCCCCACCACCTCCTCGGCGATTGCATAGAGGTCGGCGTCGGTGACCCGGCGGCCGCGCCCTGAGAAGGCCTTGACCTTCTCCAGGATCTGGTCGAGCTGGGCGTCGGTCGGGGTGAGGTGGACGTCGGCGAGCATCTGGCTGACGGCGTGCCGGCCGGCATGTTTGCCGAACTTGATCCGGCGCCGGTGCCCGACCATCTCGGGGGTCATCACCCCTGGCTCGAAGGTCTCAGGATGTTCGAGCACGCCGTGGGCATGGATCCCGCTCTCATGGGCGAAGGCGTTCTCGCCGACGACCGGCTGCAGGGATGGGACCGCGAAGTTGGCGTGGCGGGAGACGAGCCGCGAGGTCTCGACCAGCCGTGAGGTCTCGACGCCTGTGCCGATCCCGTAGATCGCCTCCAGGGCCATCACCGTCTGGGCGAGGTCGGCGTTCCCGGCCCGCTCGCCCATCCCGTTCACGGTCACCTGGACCTGGGAGGCCCCGGCCTCCACCGCCGCCAGGGTGTTGGCGACGGCGAGGCCGAAGTCGTTGTGGCAGTGGACGTCGATCGGAGCCTTCACCTCTTTCACGACATGGGTGATCAACTCCTTCATTGCCGAGGGGGTCATCACCCCCACGGTGTCGGGGATGTTCACCACCGTGGCCCCGGCCTCCACAGCCGTCCGGCAGGCCCTGACCAGGTCGTCCCAGTCGGTCCTGGTGGCGTCCATCGGCGAGAAGAGGACATGGTCCACATGCTCCCTGGCATAGCCGACGACCTCGGCGGTGGCCGCGAGCACCTCGTCCATGCTCATCCGCACAGTGTGCTCACGCTGGACCTTCGAGGTCGGGATGAAAAGGTGGATCATATCGACATCGCAGTCGAGACAGGCGTCGACATCGTCTCTGCGCATCCGTGCGAGCCCGCAGATCTCCGCACCGGTCCCCGCGGCGACGATGGCCCTGACGGCCTCCCGTTCCTCTGCCGAGGATGCCGGGAACCCGGCCTCGATGATCTTCACCCCGATCCCGGCGAGCTGCCCGGCGATCTCGACCTTCTGCTCGGTGGTGAAGGATACGCCTGGCGTTTGTTCGCCGTCTCTCAGCGTGGTGTCGAAAAGAGCGATTGATTTACGCGCGTTTCCAGGGGCAAAGAAAACGATACCCCCTTGTTGTTGGTGTGCCTGCGTTGTTGCGAGACATACACAGAAAGAGACGTATCGGTATATATAGGTGCGCCCTCAAGCATCGCACGCCGCCGATACCTTTAATAACAAGACTGACCCACCTATGTAGCACAACAAACCCGCCTTAACTCAGACTGGTAGAGTGCGCGGCTGTAGTTTGGTTCACTGTTCAAGTGACCGCGCGGCTACCGCGATGTCCCCGGTTCGAATCCGGGAGGCGGGATCTTGCTGTATGCCCAGGTAGTGTAGCGGCCTATCATGGTGCCCTGTCACGGCACCGACACGGATTCGAATTCCGTCCTGGGCGTTTACCTTCTTTTGTGATCTTGATTCTTCTCAGTCCTGGGTGCCGTTCGGAAAGAAATGTCTAAGTGGCGGGTGTGAGAGCATATTGCCTGACCGCATCGCGTAGGAGATGATAGAGATGGCCGTCCCCACGATTGAATGAGGGTTGTACCTGGAGGGCGAGGACGCCCGCCGCTTCGAGGATTACATGGCTAACCCCGAGAAATATAGCACTCCAGAAGGAAGGGAGATGAAGAAATGGGCCGAGGCCCATGCTGACGAAGTATTCGATTCTGTTTTTGTGTGCCTGCTAGTATGGATGCCTCTCCATCGAATGGCTCGCCCTTGATTGCCGATTCCCTGACATCAATTCAACCTCTGTCCGGGGCGGCGGTGCGGGATCTATATATATCGCCATCTCCCAGATCCTCTCGATAAGAGTGAGACCTCACCTCCAGACCGACGACTTCAGGCGATTGCAGGAGCGATCGGCCTGGATCAGGGAACATTTTGGCGTGAAGCGGATCGGCATCTTCGGGTCTGTTGCCAGGGGAGAAGAGACGCCGACGAGCGATATCGATATCCTTGTGGACTTTGCAGAAGGGGGGGCCACGTTCCAGAATTTCATGGCCCTCATCCGGTACCTCGAAGCCCTCTTCGGCCGGAGGGTGGACCTGGTCACCACCCGCGGGATCGACCCCTATCTCCGCCCGTACATTGAGGATGAGGTGATCTGGTGTGAAGCGTGAAGGGGTGTATCTTCACCATATTCTGGACGAGATGGTCTTTCTGGAGGAGCAGTGCAGCGCCATCACCTACGACGACCTTGTCCATGACGAGGTGCTGAAACGATCGGTTCTCCGGAGCATCGAGGTGATCGGTGAGGCGACAAAGCACCTCCCTCCTTCTTCAGGGAGGCTCATCCCGGGGTTCCATGGAGGGGGATGGCCGGGATGCGGGACCGTCTCATCCATGCCTATTTCAGCGTGGACTGGGAGATCGTCTGGGATGTGCTGACGCATGAGATCCCGGCACAAAAACTTCTTATCGGTGGTTTGCTCGAACGATGTGATGAAGAAGAGAGCAAGCGCGAGTGAAAGAGATATCCAACTGCCTGGATATCTCCGGGAGAATCGCGGCTGTACCTGATCCGGGCATCCATCGGATCGCCGGAGACCCTTCATGCCTCCTCTCGGGCACGGTCCCCATCCCGTGATCCCCCGACGCCTTCTTCACCCACGAGCAACGATAGGTGTGCATGGAGCATGAACAGACCGACGACCTCGCCGGGGAGGCCCTCCGCCTCGCCCTCGGCGGGGCCGAGGAGGCCAGGATCCGGAGGATGGCCTCCATCTTTCTGGGAAAGACCGGGGGCGCTTCATCGGTCGGGGCGCTGGAGACGGCGCTCCGCGACCCCGACAAGGAGGTGCGGGCCGAGGCGATGCGGGCGCTGGTCGCCTGCGGGTCGGCGGGTTTTCCGGTCCTTCTCGCCGCCCTCCGCGACCCCGACTGGCGGGTCCGGTATCGTGCCGCCGAAGGGCTCGGGCTGATCGGAGAACGGCGGGCCGTCGCCCCGCTCGTCAGAGCGCTCAAGGACGAACGGGAGCACGTGCGCTACATGGCGGCAAAGGCCCTCGGCCAGATCGCCGACCCGGCGGCGAGAGGGGCACTCCTGCCCCTCCTCCGCGATCCCAACCCCCCGGCGCGGAAGGCGGCGGCGACGGCCCTCGGGCAGATCGGCGGGGCCGAGGCGGTCCTGGAAGAGGCCCTTGTCGACGAACCCTCGGGTGCGGTCAGGCGGGCATTGAGGGACGCCCTCGGCCGACCGTGAGATGGACCGGTTTGCCGTCCCCCTCACGGTACAGATCGGTGTCTCGGGTGCCGGCAACCTGGCGCCGGCCCTGGCCCGCCTCGACGACATCCTCGCCCATACTCCCCATACCTATCTCGCTCTCTCGACCGGTCCGGGCCCGGTGCCGGGCACCGACGCCCACCGGCAGGTCGTCTCCCTCGAAGAGTTGGTCCGCGAGTGCGATCTTCTTATCGTCTCAGGTGCCGCGGACGGTGCCCTCGCCGCCGCAAGGGCCGCGGGCCGGACCGCACTGCTGATCTCCGCTGCGGGCCAGGTCAGCGCCGAGATCCATGGCGACCGGATCCTCGAAAACCTCAGGGCCTATGATGATTTCAATGCCGAAGAGGTCAATCAAAAAACGATCGATGAAAAGGTTGCTCTCTGGTCGGCTGATGTCCGTGCTGCCCTGCGGAAGGCCGGCCTCTCCCCCGCGCTCTTCGAGCCCCTGAACCGCTCGCTGCTTCCGTCGTATATCCGCACCCGGCTCCTTGCCGACCGGTACCGCCGTCGCCACCTCGGCGCCGGGACCGCGGTCTATGCCCTGGCCACCGCGGCGATCGCCACCGTCGCCCTCCAGATCCTCTTTCTCCCTGAACATCCTGAGGTGATCTGGTTCGAGGTGGCCGAGATCGCCGCCGCCCTCTTTCTCCTCATCGCCGCCCGGACTCTGGACTGGCACCGCAAGTGGCTCGACTACCGTCTCCTTGCCGAGCGGATGCGTTCGGCGCTCTTTCTCTGTTTTGTCTGTATCAGGTGCGAGTTGCCCGACGCCCACCCGGCCCTCACCCTCTCCCATCCCTCTGATGACTGGATGACCCGGGCCTTCGAGGGGCTGCTCGAAACCCGTCCAATCGAGTATTGTTATCTCTCGATGCCCCTCGGTCCTCTCAAAGAGTTCCTCCTCTCGGCCTGGATCGACCGGCAGGTCGCCTGGTATGCCGGCACCGCCCGGAGGAACCGGGCCTGGTTCGAGCGCCTCCTCTATGCCGGGGAGTTCTTCTTCATCGCCACGCTCATCGCCGCCGCTGCCCATGCCTCGGGTGCGGGCCATGGGTACGACCCCCTCCTCGCCGCGGCGACGCTCATCTTCCCGTCGGTCGCGGCAACCCTCGGGGCGGTGCGGACTCAGCGCGAGTACCGGCAGACCGCCGAGCGGGCCTCGCGGATGCTCAACCGCCTCTCATCCATCGCCCTCGAGATCAGGGAGGCCGAGGATATGTCCACCCTCTGCGCCCTCCTCGGCCGGGCCGACGAGGCGATGCTGCGGGAGCAGCAGGAGTGGCAGGCGGTCTTTCGGTTCAGGGAACTCGAGAGCCTCTGAACACACCGAGCAGTCGTTCGAGTTCCTCGACCTCTTCCCAGGTGCACCGGTCCCCGGCATAGCGTATACGCTCGTAGAGTTTCACAAATGCCCCCGCACTTTCCGCTCCCGGGGTATATTTGAGGGCCTTCACGAGTTCGCGCGGGGTCTGTGACCGCGGGTTCTTCACGTCGTACTCGATCCCGGCGGCATCGGCAAGGTCGATCCAGAGCCTGGCCGCCGCCTCTTCCGGGGTCTGTGGTATAGTCGGGGCCTGTACTTCTCCGGTCGCGGTCTCCTCTGCTGTCACGCTTATCTCTTCGTCTCTGTGTGCTGTGTCCGGAGCAACGTCGGGCCTGCGCCTTGACCAGCGCAGGAAGACGACGCCGGCGAGGAGGCCTATGGCCAGTCCTCCGCCGATGGTCATGAGGTTTCGGGGAGAGAAGGGGGAGGAACCGGTCTGGACCGGGATCTCCTCGCTCGACGAGGGCCAGAGCGGGTACTCCTCCCCGGTGAATTCGGCTCTCAAACGATGCTCTCCTGCTTTGAGCGAGACCTCGACCTCGTAATCTCCCTCTTTTCCGGTGACCGGCCTCGCGACGACGGCGTTGTCGACGATGACCTGCACCCTGGCGCCGTCGACGCCGCGTCCGTTTGCGGTGAGTGTCCCGGTGCATGTGACGACCTCGTCCTCGGCCGTCACCTGGAGGCTGAGGTTGGAGGGCGAGGTGAGGACGCTGAAGGGGACGAGGTCTGAGGCCGACCTGTCCGACTGGACATACACCAGGTGCGGCCCGGCCCTGGTCTTTTCGATCGGGTATGAGAAGGCGTACTCCCCGCCGGCGCCGGTGACGGTGGTCTCGTAGGGCCTGCTGTCCAGGTAACTCTCAATCTCCGTCCCTTCCGTCCGGGTTCCGAGCGTGCCGTGCCATCGCACGAGGTCGCCAAACTTCGCCTCGGTCGGCGCCAGGGAGATCCCGATCCCCGGGGCCGGGATGCCTGGCCTGGACGTGCCGTTGTCGAGACCTCCCACGATCTCTCCGTAGGTCTCGACGCTGTCTTTTAATTTCGCGGTATCGGTTTCGTACTTCTCGCCGATGGCGGAGAGATCGTCGCTATGCCCGGAGTAGGTCTTATACGATTCCTGAAGCTGTTTTTTGATCGCCTCTTCCTCGTAGATAACCGAATAATACATCGAGGGGTTGTCACTGTCCCGGTAGGTGACCTCCAGCTGCTTGAGATGGTCGAGGCGTGCGGTGCCGTTCACCAGGGTCTCCAGGGCGTCCCGGTTCTCCCGGCTCTTCTCTCTGAACTCGTTGATGTCGGTCCCTGAGAGGTCGAGGGAGAGGACCAGGTTGTCCATGGACCTGGTCATCTCGGCGTACTCTTCCAGTTCTTTCTGCGCACTCTCCCAGTCTTTCACCTTCACCGAGAGGACCACCGGGCCTCCCTGTCCGAGGATCTCCTCGAGGAGGGGCATCACCGTCTCCGCCTTCTTCGGGTCCATCTTCTCGGCCACCGAGAGGTCAACCTCGCCGATCGAACTCGTGTTCTCCGCAGTGTACAGCATCGGCTCCTGCGCATGGAAGGCGACCAGGGCCAGGCAGGCCACGATCAGCACGCCAAGGAGGATGCGTTTCATGAACCGATGATCTCCATGACTTTCATCACCACGATATACCCAAAGACTGTCACGCCCATCGCGATAAGCACCTTGATCCGTCGCATGGAACGCGGCTGGACGAAGGGAGAATCGATCAGCACCACCAGCACCAGCAGCCCGATCAGCCCGAGCACAAAGTAGACCTCAAGGTCGAGGGCCCGGTTGAGGAGCATGAAGAAGGCGATGATCCCGAACCACAGGGCAAAGAGGCAGGCCGCGAGGTACCTGGTATTGCTCATTGCGTTCATACGTTCTCATTACCCCGGATTAATGTTGCGAAATCGCCCCTTGTATTCTGAAAAATATGGCAGATATGTCTCCCCTCCAACCGCAACCTTTTTAATTGGTTCTCCCGATATGATCTCCCACGCGGCCCTCTCTCTCTGTCCTCTTCCTCTCTTCGTGCTATATATTGGCTTCGCAGATCCTGTCCTCCATCCGGGATGGGGGGCAAGGGCTATCATTCCCGTCCTTCCGGTCTCTGATCGGGAACACGAGTGAGTGCTTCTCGCATTCACCGGGGGATCCGGACGGATGCATATTTCTGGATCCTGTAGAATCGCTTATGAAACGAAGTTCAAGGTGGTTCTTTGAAAAATCCGGGGGAGGATTTCCCGAACTCTCCACGTATCTGATTGCATCGGGGATGGGAACGCCCTCTTCACGATCTCCCCTTCGCCTTCCCGCCCCTATCTTCGTTCGGGGGTCCGGGTGCAGGGGGCCGCCCCCGCTCCGATGGAAATCCGACCGGATATGCCTCTATTTTGGGGTCGGCCCCTTCGATCCGGGGCCATATCGGGCATATTGTGTGATCCCCTGAGAATGAGACTTTTTCATGAAATGCCGGGATATCCGTCTGCTTACCCCGCCCTCTGGAGGGCCCATATGCGTGGCAGGGATAGCTTTTGCCCGGCCCTGTGCATACCGCCGGTCTACGGCCCTTGTGTCCGGCAGGAAATCGGCGCGATTTCAAGGGCGTGGGTGCGGTTTCTGGCCGAAAAACGCTCTTCCTGCGGGCTTTGTATGGGCGTCGGCCGGAAGAGTTCTCCTGGTGTGCTCTCCCTAACCTGCGGGAAAAATCGTCGATCAAAATCGAGACTTTCCTGGATTATCGGCTTTTAAGAAATGCTCTGGATGACTATCTCTGCGGGGGGCTTGCCGCCCCCGCTCCCCCCAACGCGAAGATAGGCGACGGACGGTACCCCTCTCTTCAAGTTCGTCGATGGTGCCTTCCCGCCCCTGTCGCCATCCCCCGGGGTCGGGGGCAGCGCATCTGGTGAGAGCATGGAGATCCGCCCACACGCTGAAGCGCTGCTCAGAATATGTTCAATCGCGTATGCTTGAGCCCGGGGTTCATGCCTGATTCTACACCGTCGGATTATCATCGAACATACCCCGAAGTCTCCAGGTCTCGATCCATCATCAGGATCGAGACTTTTCC contains:
- a CDS encoding 50S ribosomal protein L15e, translating into MAKSMYSYVREAWKNPEASEVKALLWERMQTWRREGAVVRLDHPTRIDRARTLGYKAKQGVIVVRARIRRGGRRKSRYIRGRRTARMGMRRITGGKSIQRIAEERASRKYPNMEVLNSYWVGQDGRYKWYEIILVDGSHPSVRNDPSLAWVANANQRGRAERGKTSAGHKGRGMRRRGKGTEKTRPSIRSNANRGK
- a CDS encoding RNase P subunit p30 family protein; amino-acid sequence: MAYADACVHPYPSGDTTAARLALEARACGFDTLVSTAGAGEFFGVKVVKGVLIRGRTPRDVARSVRRVPADALVLVEGGDDGFNRAVLSTGGVDVIRGMHRAPRRAFDFVAARTAAEHEVAVEIDLAPIVAWRGRERQKVLGRYADLLGLQRKYGFSFCIASNAHSVLDLRSVRETVGLCSLFGMEEDEVRAALSTVEGLLDRQGPVRVVA
- a CDS encoding Rpp14/Pop5 family protein, producing the protein MRARPKALRAKRRYLLVRLLPPWRAVGQKALYLAVNEAVTSLFGDVGAAGIEPAVVYSAGEYAVVRCRRGSEDDLVVACATVTAVGGERVSLRTVATSGTIAALKCRLERDSGRFEPEEARYGENGVPAFRYGRHKVDVLQEDIKGESIVFLTDSEREEI
- the psmA gene encoding archaeal proteasome endopeptidase complex subunit alpha is translated as MQPQYQMGYDRAITVFSPDGRLYQVEYAREAVKRGTTAVGIKCKDGVILLVDKRVASRLLEPESIEKIYKIDDHIGVASSGLVGDARLLVERSRVEAQINRVTYDESIDVDTLAKKICDHMQVYTQFGGARPYGTALLIAGVSEGECRLFETDPSGTLLEYKATGIGIGRAAVMKVFEEEYDPEIDVKQGVHLGLKALHAATEGKFDVSTVEIGVIEVENPAFRKMEPEEVKAFVDETEFETTAGEE
- a CDS encoding ribosome assembly factor SBDS: MIPLDRAVVARLESHGERFEIGVDPDLAQQVRQGADVSIEDVVAAETIFENFAHGDRASEETLQKVFETTDFEPIARRILTKGEIHLTSEQRKKMIEERRRQVITYIARNAVNPQTKLPHPPQRIEMAMEEARVNIDPFKSVEEQVKVAMKALRPIIPIRFEELRVAVRIPADYAPKAYGEMQASVTIEREEWQNDGSWICVCRIPAGVQNDLYTLVNRLSRGDGEVKVLEQVY
- a CDS encoding 50S ribosomal protein L37ae, coding for MARRKQKAKGKVTGSAGRFGPRYGRFIRKRVLQVEKVQKATHTCPRCDHVAVKRVGTGIWECRKCGFKFAGGAYAPQTPSLRVALRTIERAIESQE
- a CDS encoding DNA-directed RNA polymerase subunit P, which encodes MAGSYKCARCKQKVEIDIDSEGRKQIRCPYCGHRILFKERGAGIKELKAQ
- a CDS encoding Brix domain-containing protein yields the protein MTVVTTSRKAAHDLRALARHLAFATGARYMPRGKTGFAALGDEPVIVFSREHGKVRLQIVEEGTIIFDALVGKVTLSEREGPIVRTLRVSDQSVYDVLKRYCEAELVEAAEPLVIYDGQQKKRVVLEVVPDA
- a CDS encoding KEOPS complex subunit Pcc1, with product MHEAVFSFETPAAPFLYRALAPEAGEVAGSRSREAVALPDPETLVLSVQAEDVHALRAALNMWLRLINVADEVQEMIRHE
- a CDS encoding prefoldin subunit beta — protein: MSSNISPKVQQQLAMLQQIQQQVQTVVGQKTQYEMAVKETNRAVEELKEVADDAPVFVNVGTVMMQQEKATVLASLTEKAETLELRIKSLEKQEKALQMKFEQLQAQVKQAIGGPQQAA